Proteins co-encoded in one Gossypium arboreum isolate Shixiya-1 chromosome 11, ASM2569848v2, whole genome shotgun sequence genomic window:
- the LOC108473406 gene encoding putative disease resistance protein RGA3, translating into MADAIAFNLATELITKLSSHAFSQIGLRWNLKHDIDDLKRTVYTIKDVLLDAVEKSVTDEPVKVWVEQVTDALYDADDLLDDFSTEALRKDLMGGNKLTKEVRLFFSSSNQFTYSLKMGRKIKAIKARLASIGSKAQMFSLVKRDCPVETSFVIKKRQPMHSFIFEDDIIGRDYDKVALLKLVLGFQSEENLYIIPIVGIGGLGKTTLARLVYNDKMVRRHFELMMWVYVSDVFDVKAIVKTIIECVTYKALDQNLDMDQLQKQLQDKIDGKKYLLVLDDIWNEDVQQWLSLKNLLMGGARGSKIILTTRSMKVATITSNCLPYVLKGLSDDDAWSLFKKIAFMERYADPTNSAFVEIGKHILKKCAGVPLAIKTIGGMLCLKGSIIEWHYFKDVQLSRISQREGGILPSLKLTYDYLPYHLKLCFAYCRLYPKDIVIDVQTLVQFWIAQGFVKQSNPSQSLDEIGFEYFKELVEKSFFQEVGERYTGEGLTCKMHDLMHDLAEFVAGTESIVVDSNFRAREVGENCRHILVNPSLIPLFKGKKLRTLLHFPNKSEQSQHMSDETWDSIISNCRYLRVLKLDNLDINKVPCSIQKLKHLRYLDLSNNRNLKILPKSICKVHNLQALKLDWCSQLKELPKKIEKLVNLTHITCERCHSLTHMPRGIGMLTSLQTLSAFVVDKDGSHGGADLSELSGLNNLRGQLRIKNLGFVKNAKEMFKAANLKWKQHLRSLVLVWSGDSGDDEKSLEDLQPHPNLESLLVIGWRGDAKFPSWISLLTNLVNISIWGPSKFKHLPSFAQLPCLQHLFILDLTELEYMDNNNHNGRQGDPESFFPLLKRLHIQNCPNMKGWWRKRPIDDDNEDDTTVIGTSTMAFPCLSYLHIEDCPLTSMPLYPLLDELILVKTSSRPLKQTLKMNITSISRSTSTPSLPLSKLISFHGENIKELDTRMLDECLRHLTGLGSLTIRDCKELDLEDMQWEPLENLSCLVIDNIPQLVSLPIGLRHLVQLKTLEIRNCSRLRSLFPVFQHLTSLEEFSIRNCNELELSEAGIQIFQDYTSLRALWLETIPKCQHLPEWLRHLTNLQQLYLVDLPNLTSLPDEMCCLTSLEELCIRQTPQLEERCRKDIGADWHKIAHIATVTIEDF; encoded by the exons ATGGCCGATGCAATTGCTTTCAATCTCGCCACAGAGCTCATTACTAAGTTGAGCTCTCATGCTTTCTCTCAAATTGGACTCAGGTGGAATCTCAAACATGACATCGACGACCTCAAACGCACTGTCTATACAATCAAAGATGTGCTTCTTGACGCAGTAGAGAAATCGGTGACCGACGAACCCGTCAAAGTTTGGGTTGAACAGGTGACCGATGCACTTTATGATGCTGATGACTTGCTCGATGATTTCTCTACTGAAGCTTTGCGGAAAGATCTGATGGGTGGGAACAAGCTGACAAAAGAGGTACGCCTTTTCTTCTCAAGCTCAAACCAGTTTACTTACAGCCTCAAAATGGGGCGGAAAATTAAGGCTATTAAGGCCAGATTAGCTTCGATTGGAAGCAAGGCCCAGATGTTCAGCTTGGTAAAGCGTGATTGTCCTGTGGAAACTTCTTTCGTGATTAAAAAGAGGCAGCCAATGCACTCTTTTATTTTTGAAGATGACATAATAGGGAGGGATTATGATAAAGTAGCTCTTCTAAAACTCGTGTTAGGGTTTCAGAGTGAAGAGAATCTTTATATCATTCCAATTGTGGGGATTGGAGGGTTAGGGAAAACTACATTGGCAAGACttgtttataatgataaaatggtTAGACGTCATTTTGAATTGATGATGTGGGTGTATGTTTCAGATGTTTTTGATGTGAAAGCAATTGTAAAAACCATTATTGAATGTGTGACTTACAAAGCACTAGATCAAAATCTCGATATGGACCAATTGCAAAAACAACTTCAAGATAAAATTGATGGGAAAAAATATTTGCTTGTTTTGGATGACATTTGGAATGAGGATGTGCAACAATGGTTAAGCTTAAAGAATTTATTGATGGGTGGGGCTAGAGGAAGTAAGATAATACTAACTACTCGCTCTATGAAAGTAGCAACAATTACTAGTAACTGTCTGCCCTATGTTTTGAAAGGCTTGTCTGATGATGATGCTTGGTCTTTGTTCAAAAAGATAGCATTTATGGAAAGATATGCAGACCCAACAAATTCAGCCTTTGTGGAAATAGGAAAGCATATTTTGAAAAAGTGTGCTGGAGTTCCTTTAGCCATAAAGACAATAGGTGGTATGCTATGTTTGAAGGGATCTATAATTGAGTGGCATTATTTCAAAGACGTACAACTTAGTAGAATATCCCAAAGAGAAGGTGGAATTTTACCTTCACTTAAGTTAACTTACGATTATCTCCCATACCATTTAAAGCTTTGCTTTGCTTATTGTCGATTGTATCCAAAAGATATTGTGATTGATGTACAAACACTTGTTCAATTTTGGATTGCACAAGGTTTTGTAAAGCAATCAAATCCGAGTCAATCTCTTGATGAGATTGGATTTGAGTATTTTAAAGAATTAGTTGAAAAAAGTTTCTTTCAAGAGGTAGGGGAAAGATATACGGGGGAAGGACTAACGTGTAAAATGCATGATTTAATGCATGATTTAGCTGAATTTGTAGCAGGGACTGAGAGCATTGTTGTAGATTCAAATTTTAGAGCAAGGGAGGTGGGTGAAAATTGTCGCCACATATTAGTTAATCCTTCATTAATTCCATTGTTTAAAGGAAAGAAGTTGCGAACTTTATTACATTTTCCAAACAAGAGTGAGCAAAGCCAACATATGAGTGATGAAACTTGGGATTCAATCATTTCAAATTGCAGATATTTGCGTGTATTAAAATTAGATAATTTAGATATTAATAAAGTTCCATGCTCCATTCAGAAGTTGAAGCATTTGAGGTATCTTGATCTTTCTAACAATCGCAATCTTAAGATCTTGCCTAAGAGTATTTGCAAGGTACACAATTTACAAGCTCTGAAACTTGATTGGTGTAGTCAGCTTAAAGAATTGCCAAAGAAGATTGAAAAATTGGTGAATCTTACCCATATTACGTGTGAACGATGTCATAGCTTAACTCATATGCCACGTGGAATAGGGATGTTGACTTCCCTTCAGACGTTAAGCGCATTTGTAGTGGATAAAGATGGTTCTCATGGTGGTGCAGATCTAAGTGAATTGAGTGGGCTTAACAACCTAAGGGGACAACTAAGAATTAAAAATCTGGGATTTGTGAAAAATGCAAAAGAGATGTTTAAGGCTGCTAATTTGAAATGGAAGCAACATTTGCGATCATTGGTTTTAGTATGGAGTGGTGATAGTGGTGATGACGAGAAGTCACTTGAAGACCTACAACCCCATCCAAATCTGGAGTCGTTGCTCGTGATAGGGTGGAGAGGAGATGCCAAGTTTCCAAGTTGGATTTCTTTGCTCACAAATCTTGTAAATATTTCCATATGGGGTCCTAGTAAATTCAAACATCTCCCTTCCTTTGCTCAATTGCCTTGTCTTCAACACCTATTCATTTTGGATTTGACTGAGCTCGAGTACATGGACAATAACAACCACAATGGAAGACAAGGAGACCCGGAATCATTTTTCCCATTGCTCAAGCGTCTTCACATCCAAAATTGTCCAAATATGAAGGGTTGGTGGCGGAAAAGGCCGATTGATGATGATAACGAGGACGACACAACAGTTATAGGAACATCAACCATGGCATTTCCTTGTCTTTCCTATTTACATATTGAAGATTGCCCTTTGACTTCAATGCCGTTGTATCCATTACTTGATGAACTAATATTGGTCAAAACCAGTTCAAGGCCATTAAAGCAGACCCTTAAGATGAACATCACCAGTATATCACGATCAACTTCAACCCCTTCTCTTCCTCTCTCCAAATTGATCTCTTTCCATGGAGAGAATATAAAGGAACTGGACACGCGCATGCTAGATGAGTGCCTGCGACATCTCACCGGTCTCGGAAGTTTAACAATAAGAGATTGCAAGGAGCTTGATTTAGAGGACATGCAATGGGAACCCCTTGAGAATCTCTCTTGTTTGGTGATTGATAATATTCCACAACTAGTGTCTCTCCCCATTGGGCTTCGACATCTTGTTCAATTGAAAACATTAGAAATTCGTAATTGCAGTCGATTGAGGTCACTCTTTCCTGTGTTCCAACATCTCACTTCCCTTGAAGAGTTTTCAATAAGGAATTGCAATGAGCTGGAGTTATCTGAAGCTGGCATTCAAATATTCCAAGATTATACAAGCTTACGTGCTCTATGGCTGGAAACCATTCCGAAGTGTCAGCATCTCCCAGAGTGGCTTCGACATCTAACAAATCTGCAACAGCTTTATCTCGTTGATCTGCCAAATTTAACATCGCTTCCGGACGAGATGTGTTGCCTAACCAGTTTGGAAGAGTTATGCATACGACAAACTCCCCAGTTGGAGGAAAGATGTCGGAAGGACATTGGTGCCGATTGGCATAAGATTGCTCATATCGCTACAG TAACCATCGAAGACTTTTAG
- the LOC108474233 gene encoding putative disease resistance protein RGA1 gives MAEAIAFDIATELIIKLSSLALSQIGLWWNLKDDLDDLKRTVSTIKAVLLDAEEKSATNNLVKVWLEELKDVLYDADDLIDDFSTETLWKDLMGENKLTKEVRLFFSSSNQFAYGLKIGRKIKAIKARLASIGSEAKMFDFVERDRPMETSFMTKKRQQTHSFEREDEIIGRDDDKVALLKLVLEFQSEENVYIVPIMGFGGLGKTALALLVYNDEMVKSNFELTMFVCVSNVFDVKVIVANIIKSVTNQALDENIEMDQLQKQLRDKIDGKKYLLVLDDIWNEDPIQWSRLKKLLMGGAKGSRIIVTTRSQKVAKITNKCQSHILKLKGLSDDATWSLFKKIAFEQRYVDSTNSTFVEVGKQISKRCGGVALVIRTIASTLSLKETENEWLYFKDNELAKISQIDGEILPTLKLSYDHLPSHLKHCFAFCRLYPKDYEIDVRTLVQFWIAQGFVKQSNPKQSLEEIGFRYFKDLVERSFFQEVEGDLIEEMTCKMHDVMHDLAELVAGTESTIVDSNLSISQVGEKCRHISINVSLIPLLKGKKLRTLLHFPKARYYLSDETWDSIIVNCRCLRVLEMNFLYFTTIPRSIYKLKHLRYLDFSKNRGLRSLPESICKIQNLQALKLDWCDGLEELPNKIERLVNLTHLACHGCCRLTHTPRGIGKLMSLETLSMFVVDKDRSHGGADLSELSGLNNLRGELEITNLGFVKNAKEKFKAANLKEKQHLRSLVLQWGSFLFWGDDNHDEERSLEDLQPHPNLKELGVRGWRGDAKFPNWFSLLTNLVHIAISGNFKQLPPFAQLPYLKQLKISYCTELEYMDDNSPKGSQGKPESFFPSLKHLWLWNCSNMKSWWRTTEAIGYDTNEDDTTVMGTSTMSFPCLSSLKVRNCPLTSMPLYPSLDDELELVNTSSRPLKQTTKMNMNAKTPSSSTSSISLSKLKSFRVDNIEGLDTHMLDECLQHLTGLKSLTIEDCKEVDLEGMQWEALKNLSFLRIRSIPLLESLPLGLQHLTNLQELSLFYLPNLASLPDEMRCLTNLKYLNMKETPQLKERCREDIGADWHKIAHIPNIQL, from the coding sequence ATGGCCGAAGCAATTGCTTTCGACATTGCCACAGAGCTCATTATTAAGTTGAGCTCTCTTGCTCTCTCTCAAATTGGACTGTGGTGGAATCTCAAAGATGACCTCGACGACCTCAAACGCACCGTATCCACAATCAAAGCTGTGCTTCTTGACGCAGAAGAGAAATCGGCGACCAACAATCTTGTCAAAGTTTGGCTTGAAGAGCTGAAAGATGTACTTTATGATGCGGACGACTTGATTGATGATTTCTCTACCGAAACTTTGTGGAAAGATCTAATGGGTGAGAACAAGCTGACGAAAGAGGTACGCCTTTTCTTTTCAAGCTCAAACCAGTTTGCTTACGGTCTCAAAATCGGTCGGAAAATTAAGGCTATTAAAGCCAGATTAGCTTCAATTGGAAGTGAGGCCAAGATGTTCGACTTTGTAGAGCGTGACCGTCCCATGGAAACCTCTTTCATGACTAAAAAGAGGCAGCAAACGCACTCTTTTGAGCGTGAAGATGAAATAATAGGGAGGGATGATGATAAAGTGGCTCTTCTAAAACTCGTGTTAGAGTTTCAAAGTGAAGAGAATGTTTATATCGTTCCAATTATGGGGTTTGGAGGGTTAGGTAAGACTGCTTTGGCCCTACTTGTCTATAACGATGAAATGGTCAAAAGTAATTTTGAGTTGACAATGTTTGTGTGTGTTTCAAATGTTTTTGATGTGAAAGTTATTGTAGCAAACATTATCAAATCTGTGACTAATCAAGCACTTGATGAAAATATTGAAATGGATCAATTGCAAAAACAACTTCGAGATAAAATTGATGGGAAGAAATATTTGCTTGTTTTAGATGACATTTGGAATGAGGATCCAATACAGTGGTCTAGGCTAAAGAAGTTATTGATGGGTGGGGCTAAAGGGAGTAGAATAATAGTAACTACTCGATCTCAAAAGGTAGCTAAGATTACTAATAAGTGTCAATCCCATATTTTGAAACTGAAAGGCTTGTCTGATGATGCTACTTGGTCTTTGTTCAAAAAGATAGCATTTGAGCAAAGATACGTAGACTCAACAAATTCAACCTTTGTGGAAGTTGGGAAACAAATTTCAAAAAGGTGTGGTGGGGTTGCCTTAGTCATAAGGACGATAGCTAGTACGTTATCCTTGAAAGAAACTGAAAATGAGTGGCTTTATTTCAAAGATAATGAACTTGCTAAAATATCACAAATTGACGGAGAAATTCTACCTACACTTAAGTTGAGTTATGATCATCTCCCATCCCATTTGAAGCATTGCTTTGCTTTTTGCCGATTGTATCCGAAAGATTATGAAATTGATGTACGAACGCTTGTTCAATTTTGGATTGCACAAGGTTTCGTAAAGCAATCAAATCCAAAGCAATCTCTTGAAGAGATTGGGTTTAGATATTTTAAGGATTTAGTTGAAAGAAGTTTTTTTCAAGAAGTAGAAGGAGACTTGATAGAAGAAATGACATGTAAAATGCATGATGTAATGCATGATCTAGCTGAATTAGTAGCTGGGACAGAGAGTACTATTGTAGATTCTAATTTAAGTATAAGTCAGGTTGGAGAAAAATGTCGCCACATATCAATTAATGTTTCATTAATTCCTTTGTTGAAGGGAAAGAAGTTGCGAACCTTGTTACATTTTCCAAAAGCGAGATACTATTTGAGCGATGAAACTTGGGATTCAATAATTGTAAACTGTAGATGCTTGCGTGTATTggaaatgaattttttatattttacaaCGATCCCACGCTCCATTTATAAGTTGAAACATTTGAGGTACCTTGATTTTTCTAAAAATCGCGGTCTAAGGAGTCTCCCAGAGAGTATTTGCAAGATACAAAATTTGCAAGCTTTGAAACTTGACTGGTGCGATGGGCTTGAAGAATTGCCGAATAAGATTGAAAGATTGGTGAATCTTACCCATCTTGCGTGTCATGGTTGTTGTCGGTTAACTCATACGCCACGCGGAATAGGAAAGCTGATGTCCCTTGAAACGTTAAGCATGTTTGTAGTGGATAAAGATAGGTCCCATGGCGGTGCAGATCTAAGTGAATTGAGTGGGCTTAACAACTTAAGGGGAGAGCTAGAAATAACAAATTTGGGCTTCGTAAAAAATGCAAAAGAGAAGTTTAAGGCTGCTAATTTGAAAGAGAAACAACATTTGAGATCGTTGGTTTTACAATGGGGCTCTTTTTTGTTCTGGGGAGATGATAACCATGATGAAGAGAGGTCACTTGAAGACCTCCAGCCGCATCCTAATCTCAAGGAGCTCGGTGTTCGAGGATGGAGGGGTGATGCCAAGTTTCCAAATTGGTTTTCTTTGCTTACAAATCTCGTCCATATTGCAATATCGGGTAATTTCAAACAGCTCCCGCCCTTTGCGCAATTGCCTTATCTTAAACAGCTGAAGATTTCGTATTGTACTGAGTTGGAGTACATGGATGATAATAGCCCAAAAGGAAGTCAAGGAAAACCAGAATCATTCTTCCCATCGCTTAAGCATCTTTGGCTCTGGAACTGTTCGAATATGAAGAGTTGGTGGAGGACAACAGAAGCAATTGGTTATGATACCAATGAGGACGACACAACAGTTATGGGAACATCAACCATGTCATTTCCGTGTCTTTCCTCTTTAAAAGTTCGCAATTGCCCTTTGACTTCAATGCCGTTGTATCCTTCACTCGATGATGAGCTAGAGTTGGTGAATACCAGTTCAAGGCCGTTAAAGCAGACTACGAAGATGAACATGAATGCTAAGACCCCATCAAGTTCAACCTCTTCTATTTCTCTCTCCAAATTGAAATCTTTCCGTGTAGACAACATTGAGGGATTGGACACTCACATGCTAGATGAGTGCCTGCAACATCTCACCGGCCTCAAAAGTTTAACAATAGAAGATTGCAAGGAGGTTGATTTAGAGGGCATGCAATGGGAAGCCCTTAAGAATCTCTCATTTTTGCGTATTCGTAGTATTCCACTGCTGGAGTCTCTCCCCCTTGGGCTTCAACATCTAACAAATCTGCAAGAGCTTTCTCTCTTTTATTTGCCCAATTTAGCATCGCTTCCGGACGAGATGCGTTGCCTAACCaatttgaaatatttaaataTGAAAGAAACTCCCCAGTTGAAGGAAAGATGCAGGGAGGACATTGGTGCAGATTGGCATAAGATTGCTCACATCCCAAACATTCAGTTGTAG